The Daucus carota subsp. sativus chromosome 2, DH1 v3.0, whole genome shotgun sequence genome includes a window with the following:
- the LOC108206504 gene encoding probable pectate lyase 5, whose amino-acid sequence MIPLICIFPLFPLLICPFLLIEAAANNLTLSYQHPNPEAVVQEVQRRILTSASNVELNDQLSCTTGNPIDDCWQCDPNWGNDRQRLADCSIGFGQGAIGGKGGQIYVVTDSSDNNVANPQPGTLRFAVIQVEPLWIIFSANMQIKLSHQLIVSSFKTIDGRGASVYITGKGCITVQDVSNVIIHNIHVYNCVPSGSGDIRLSPTQVEHKGKSDGDGISIHHSRDIWVDHCAVSRCTDGLIDVTEGSTAVTISNNYFSHHDKVMLLGHSDNYMLDKGMQVTIAFNHFGVQLVQRMPRCRHGYFHVVNNDYTEWKMYAIGGSAAPTIISQGNRYVAPNDDSSKQVTKRLDADKGDWAGWEWISEGDLMVNGAYFLPSGQGLNNLYFKDSGAEPKSAAMIDRLTSNAGVLGGPRDNGDHTSQNSRTNPDENGSGGDPTFGNYGSGGEGISYGSGGIAFGSSGKQLLSAANIFMSLLVISALEMISGNIAALALP is encoded by the exons ATGATTCCTCTGATCTGCATTTTTCCGTTGTTTCCTCTTCTAATATGTCCTTTTCTTTTAATTGAAGCTGCTGCGAATAATCTCACCCTCTCTTATCAGCATCCCAACCCTGAAGCTGTTGTGCAAGAAGTTCAAAG GAGAATACTTACTTCCGCCTCCAATGTGGAGTTAAATGACCAACTATCCTGCACCACCGGGAACCCAATTGATGATTGCTGGCAATGTGACCCGAACTGGGGCAATGACCGCCAGCGCCTTGCTGACTGCTCCATAGGCTTTGGTCAGGGAGCCATTGGAGGCAAGGGGGGACAGATCTACGTCGTAACTGACTCTTCTGACAACAATGTGGCGAATCCACAACCAGGCACCCTGCGTTTTGCAGTCATCCAAGTTGAGCCCCTCTGGATCATCTTCTCAGCTAATATGCAAATCAAGCTATCCCATCAGCTCATTGTTAGTAGCTTTAAGACCATTGATGGTCGCGGTGCTAGTGTGTACATTACAGGAAAGGGTTGCATTACAGTTCAAGATGTCAGCAATGTTATTATTCACAATATCCATGTTTACAATTGTGTTCCATCTGGTAGTGGCGATATACGGTTAAGTCCAACTCAAGTAGAACATAAAGGCAAATCAGATGGCGATGGGATAAGCATTCACCATTCTAGGGATATTTGGGTTGATCATTGTGCTGTTTCACGTTGCACAGATGGTTTGATTGATGTCACGGAGGGATCTACAGCTGTAACGATTTCAAACAATTATTTTTCGCACCATGACAAAGTGATGTTGTTGGGTCACAGTGATAACTACATGCTTGATAAGGGTATGCAG GTGACTATAGCATTTAACCATTTCGGAGTTCAGTTAGTTCAACGTATGCCTCGGTGTAGACATGGTTACTTTCATGTTGTGAACAATGATTATACGGAGTGGAAGATGTATGCAATTGGTGGTAGTGCTGCTCCCACAATCATTAGTCAGGGCAATCGCTATGTTGCACCAAATGATGACTCCTCCAAACAG GTGACTAAAAGGCTGGACGCGGACAAGGGAGATTGGGCAGGGTGGGAGTGGATATCAGAAGGGGACCTGATGGTAAATGGAGCATACTTTCTCCCCTCAGGTCAAGGTCTAAACAATCTGTATTTCAAGGACTCTGGTGCTGAGCCCAAGTCTGCTGCTATGATCGACAGGCTCACTTCCAATGCTGGTGTCCTCGGTGGCCCAAG GGACAACGGTGACCATACATCACAGAACAGTCGAACAAATCCAGATGAAAATGGGAGTGGTGGCGACCCGACTTTTGGGAACTACGGATCAGGTGGCGAGGGCATAAGTTATGGGAGCGGTGGCATTGCTTTTGGAAGCAGCGGCAAACAACTATTATCTGCTGCAAACATATTCATGTCTCTACTGGTCATATCAGCATTGGAGATGATCTCCGGCAATATTGCAGCATTAGCACTTCCATAG
- the LOC108206503 gene encoding phospholipase A1-Ibeta2, chloroplastic, with the protein MQMGLTLPIQNMNIISTRSSRIVNNVSCSSVKTISTTKVTRKHLSSLEKLLQIEPELSPQEANVEDVRVVKKKSSEENRGRGLLEGLNLASIWPESRAAEEVSPRQLVRLKRMLSKTGEFSPRNNLGSKWKEYHGSNNWSGLLDPLDENLRREMVRYGEFIQAAYHCFHSNPSTNDAPLDRHVAVPDKAYKVTKNLYATSSVGLPKWLDNVAPDLAWMTQRSSCVGYVAVCEDQREIARMGRRDIVIALRGTSTCLEWAENMRDMLVEIPGQEGIESEANGVKSVSKVECGFLSLYKTAGPQMPSLSESVVTEIRRLVEMYKDESISITITGHSLGAALALLVADEISSSATNMPPIAVFSFGGPRVGNRGFANRLDSKNVKVLRIVNSQDVITRVPGMFVSEELDKKLRDSGTATKVLDMLDNTMPWAYSHVGTELRVDTKMSPFLRPDADVACCHDLEAYLHLVDGFLASNSPYRSNAKRSLVKLLDEQNANVKKLYTNKANALTLNLNPQREILHMSSCLPSPSS; encoded by the coding sequence atgcaGATGGGTTTGACGCTGCCGATTCAAAACATGAATATTATTTCGACCCGGAGTTCAAGAATTGTTAATAATGTGAGTTGTTCATCAGTTAAGACCATATCAACAACAAAAGTGACCCGGAAACATTTATCAAGTCTTGAGAAACTGCTTCAAATAGAACCTGAGCTTAGCCCACAAGAAGCTAATGTTGAAGATGTAAGGGTTGTGAAGAAAAAATCAAGCGAAGAAAATAGAGGAAGAGGTCTTCTGGAAGGACTTAACCTAGCCAGCATTTGGCCAGAGTCTAGAGCTGCCGAGGAGGTTTCTCCTCGGCAGCTTGTGAGACTAAAGAGGATGTTATCCAAGACCGGGGAGTTTTCTCCCCGGAACAATCTTGGTTCCAAATGGAAAGAATATCACGGGAGTAATAATTGGTCAGGATTACTTGATCCGTTGGATGAGAATCTCCGGAGAGAGATGGTTAGGTACGGGGAGTTTATTCAAGCTGCGTACCATTGTTTTCATTCTAACCCGTCAACAAATGATGCTCCACTGGATCGCCATGTGGCGGTCCCCGATAAAGCTTACAAGGTGACAAAGAATTTGTACGCCACGTCATCGGTTGGATTGCCCAAGTGGTTGGATAATGTGGCTCCGGATCTCGCGTGGATGACGCAGAGATCCAGCTGCGTTGGCTACGTGGCGGTTTGCGAGGATCAGAGGGAGATCGCACGGATGGGGAGGAGGGATATTGTGATCGCGCTTCGCGGAACTTCCACGTGTCTCGAATGGGCAGAAAATATGAGAGATATGCTTGTGGAAATTCCGGGTCAGGAAGGAATCGAAAGTGAAGCTAATGGTGTCAAATCGGTTTCCAAAGTGGAGTGTGGTTTTTTGAGTCTTTACAAAACGGCTGGACCTCAGATGCCGAGTTTGTCCGAATCGGTTGTTACCGAAATTCGAAGACTCGTCGAGATGTACAAAGATGAAAGCATTAGTATTACTATCACCGGGCACAGTCTGGGCGCGGCTCTGGCTTTATTGGTGGCCGATGAAATTAGTTCATCGGCCACCAATATGCCTCCAATTGCGGTTTTTTCCTTTGGGGGTCCCCGTGTAGGCAACAGGGGATTTGCGAATCGTTTGGATTCGAAAAACGTTAAAGTGTTACGTATTGTGAACTCGCAGGATGTAATTACTAGAGTTCCTGGTATGTTTGTGAGCGAAGAATTGGACAAGAAGCTGAGAGACTCAGGCACGGCGACTAAAGTGCTTGACATGCTTGACAACACCATGCCTTGGGCGTACTCACACGTTGGGACCGAGTTACGAGTTGATACGAAGATGTCACCGTTTTTGAGGCCTGATGCTGATGTCGCGTGTTGCCATGATTTAGAGGCGTATTTGCACTTGGTAGATGGTTTTTTGGCATCGAATTCTCCGTATAGATCGAATGCCAAGAGAAGTTTAGTGAAGTTGTTAGATGAACAAAATGCAAATGTAAAAAAGTTGTATACAAACAAGGCAAACGCTTTGACATTGAACCTGAATCCCCAAAGGGAGATTCTGCACATGTCAAGTTGTTTACCTAGTCCATCATCTTAA